TGAGTTTATGTCAAGCCACCAAAGTAGGTTGTGAAGTAAGAATGAAAGATGACGCCCTAATGCTTTATGACAAGACCGGAGCTCTAATGGTAAAGACCACACGGTCAAAGAACCGCTTGTATAAAGTAACCTTACAAGCCGATACCATCCAATGCCTACTTACCTCAGCACCTACGGAGTCATCAAAGTGGCATGCACGGTAAGGACATGTTGCGATCGAGAcaatgaagatgatgataaatAAAGAGTTGGTCGTGGGCATTCCTCATATAACTATCGAGAGAAAAAAACGTGTGTTTCATGCCTACTTGGAAAACAAAGGAGACAACCTTTCTCTCAAGCAACTTCGTTCAGAGCGATGCATCCACTTGAGCTTGTACACGGAGACTTATGCGGACCTATATCACCTCCCACACCAGGAAAGAAGCGCTATGTGTTTGTTCTAATTGATGATTGTATCCGCTACATGTGGACTATACTACTTAAAGAGAAGAGCAAAGCCTTGGAGAAGTTCAAAGTGTTCAAGGGACTTGCGGAACAAGAAACAAAGACAACGGTGAAAACATTTTGTACAGATAGAGAAGGCGAGTTCATGTCACATGAGTTCATGGTTTACTGCGATAAAAACGGAATTAACAGACACATGATAGCCCCATACTCACCTCAGCATAATGGAGTTGTCGAATGTCGAAACCGTACGCTCTTTGAGATGACTAGAATGGTGTGTGAATAGGTACATCACATGTGAAAAGGTACATCACATATGGATAGGTACATCACATAGGAAAATACGACCACTCCTCTCTCTAATAAAGCTGGGATCAAAACGACTAATCTCAGTTAACACGATTAATATTAATTGTACTTAGTGTTTttaatgttattaatttttaatgcCGATAAAGCCTGGATTAAAAAGACTAATATcgaaattcatataaaattttgtcAACTATAAGATCTGTCGACACCAAAATATATCGTAGATTACCTAAGGTAAGATATGCTTATAAGTCAAATTCACAATGAACTTTGAATAGGATTATTAATTTTACGTTTGTCATGTTACATGTAAATTAGCTGCACGTTAATATCATTGATATTTGCgacctaaaataaaataatattacctTCAAAGATTTCACTCTTCAGAGCAAACCAAAAAAGACTATAAATCAGACGTATTACTCCCCGAGTATTACAGCTTTCTTCATATAAGAGTTTATTTTTCTACATTTTTCAGCATATATACATGACGTCGTCTATGTTTAGATCTCCTTGCAAAATTCCGACAATGAAAGGGTTTGAACAGAAGAGCTACTTGAGCCTGAAAGCAGCATCGTATAACGTGAGAATCAATCCTTTCCGACGAACAGAAGTTTCTTGTCAACTGCAAGGGATCGACTCCTCCATGAAATGGCCGGTAATTGCTCACGAGGAGGTTCTGGTAAAGCGCAAACCTGCCGAGCCTGTGATTCATCAGCCTCTTGTACGTAAACATTTTTctcttaaatttattttgttcttcACAATTTAATGCGGGTTTAACTGTTGTTTAGCACCTAAGCAAACGCGCACGTCGTAACCGCAAGTCCCCTACTCAGAGAGCTGCCTTTCAAGAAACTAATATCTCTCCTGATAATTTCATATACCCGGTCTTCATTCATCAAGGTGAGCTTGAGTTTCGTTGAAAGCTAATAcggttgtaaaaaaaaacactaatagTCAGTGGCGGATGCAGGAATGTAATTAGGTGGGGGCacatacataaaaaaatatttttcagttGGGGGCATTTTATAGACATCATAAGAATTACTGAAGGAAATTTTAAAATGAGATGGGGGCACTTGACCCCATACCTTGGCCGTGCGTCCGCACGTCCGCACCTGCAAATGGTTTTGTGCATTAACATCTCTTCTTTTGTCGCAGGTGAGGtagacattccgataaaaacgATGCCCGGACGTTACATGCTTGGTTGGAGACACGGCCTCATTGAAGAAGTGAGTATTGTGTCTTTTCAAAAACTTAGACTGGGCAACTGATGTCTTCTCATTttacttataaattattttatttgatcacGATTTTGCTAACAGCCCTTCCGTGTGTATTTTGGGAGGAATATAGGTTGCAAAGGCAAGAGATGTTGGTGTGAATAGCATAATGTTGTATCCTAAAGTTCCTGATACGTTAAAGGTTTcctcactttcttcttctttataatCAACCCACATGAAGTTCCCATACATTTAATAATCAAATTTAACCTTTATTATAGTCTCCAATAGGAGAAGAGGCTTTCAACGACAATGGTCTAGTGCAACGAACAGTTGGTCTTCTTAAAGATAGATTCCCTGATCTCGTAAGATACATGTAGTTATGTCCTCTTTGCTCACTAGGAAGAGGAAGTGGTCCTTAacatgatttttattattttcttcgaACTTCAAAAGGTTATTTACACCGATGTCAATTTTGACGAGTACTCTTCCAGTGGCCATGGTGGGATCATAGGAGAAGATGGTAGGAAATGTTTTATGTATTGTTACATAAAACAAGACCTTTTCCGTCGTAATTTCGGAAACATTCATCGGTCTTACAGGTGTGATATTGAACGATGAAACGATTCACCAACTGCGCAAACAAGCAGTTTCTCAGGCTCGAGCTGGAGCAGATGTTGTTTGTACCAGTGAGATGTTAGATGGTCGTGTTGGTGCGGTTCGTGCAGCTCTGGATGCTAAGGGTTTTCACCATGTTTCCATCATGTCTTACTCTGTCAAGTAAACTACTACTTAAGATTTCATCTTACTTTATTTTCTATAGTTAATTCCAATCTAATTAATTGTTGTGACTCTACCAACAGGTATACAAGTTCATTGTATGGCCGTTTTCGCAAAGTGCAATTGGACAAGAAAACGTAAAACCACTATAGTCTTCATCGTTTATTTATGTCTTAACAGGTTATTAGTATATATTTCCTATTGaaaccaaaatatttatcatttaaaaaagtATTAATAATCATAATTCATAAGAAACGTTGTTTGCATTTAGTATTTTCGTTTACACTTTGCCAATATGTTTCAATAAAAAACATAACAAGATTTGTGTTTTTGTCAACACGATTTGTGTTAAAAATCTGAAAATGTTATAACTAATTGTTTTTACATGTAAATCAGTTTACGCAAATTAAGGGCGGTTGAAACCAGTACAACCAAAATGGATGATTTTGTCTTGTATGTGTATTTATTATGTTCCTTTGCTTTGCTTGCCCTACTAATTGATTTGTAATGTTGTTAAATTTGAGGAACTAAAAGTTATCAGATAAACCCAGCAAATTCAAGAGAGGCATTGATGGAAGCACGGGAAGATGAAGCTGAAGGAGCAGATATCCTAATGGTGAAGCCAGCTCTTCCTTCTCTCGATATCATACGTTTATTGAAGGATCAAACTCTGTTACCCATTGGAGCTTGCCAGGTTTCTGGTGAGTACTCAATGATAAAAGCCGCAGGACTTCTGAAAATGATCGATGAGGAAAAAGTTATGATGGAGTCATTGATCTGCTTACGCCGAGCTGGTGCCGATCTCATTCTTACTTACTTTGCCCTTCAAGCTGCTACAATACTATGCGGCGAAAATTAAAGAAATTATTTCAACTAGTCGTCGATTATTTCCGTTCGTTTTGtgtttattacatatatatacatccaCAACCAGAATTGTACAACttgaaaaacttttttaagaataaaaatttaCTTTTTACACATACGCAAACTCAGAAATTGACTAGACTTCTTTCATATCTACTACTTCCATAGTTCCATTCATTGAAATTTATCttgtattattaatattctCATGTATCTTTACAACATATTCCATAAGGACACAGCAATATCCCAATTCGAGCGAACAATATGTTTTTCATCGTTACGTAAAGCTGGCTAGGCCTACCGGCTACGTATGCATGCTTGCGAATTACTTTGCTatcttttcatatattttaaatgcaGTTTCTTCTCCCCTAAACCTTAATTTATCGACTTTTAACCGTTGAAATGATCACCATTTGACGTTACTTGTGATTCGTTACCTCACTTGCAAGCTAAGAATTAAATATGGAAGCGTGGAATTTACCAAGATTAAATCTTAGATCAATCCTTAAACTGCTACAAACtcttatatatgtatgtggtggaaagaaaaaagaaattaatatcTCACTCAGGCCAAGAAAAATATTGATCCAAAAACTTTGTAATCTTACTCGCTGTATGCTTTCGAATTCCGCATTTTTCTTCTTGGATTTTGAGAATTGTCAACCTTGCAGTTATCTTCAGTTGACGCTACTGTTCTTTGTTTCACTTGCAAGCTAGGAATCAAATATGAATGATCTGTTGTGAGTATCATAAATCTTAATTAATCGTGGTGAGTTTAACCAACCAACTTCGTAGCATATACACATTCCAATAAATCCCGTATAAAATCCCGAAAAAGTTGACCGAAATAACActatatagatataaaattcTCCCAAGTTATGTTTTGTCTCCCAAGTGATAAAATTCTCTCTGGGGTACTCTTTCCTAGGCAGGCTCAAACTACTCCGGTTTAATCTCCCACGGTTTTTGTCTACCTGGTTTGTTACATGTTTCGGTCATGTTTGGTAAACGACCAATCGTCTGACTTTCTCACCAACCTGGTTTCGTTTCCATTTTTAGAAGATTTCAAATCTCAAAACAGCCATGAGCTCCTTCCACGCTTTTTCCTCCGGCGGAGGCCGGAGAGAACTTCTCCAGTCAACCCCATCACCAGTATGGTAACTACATCCCGATCTGAAAGTGGTCTCGGCCGCTCCCGACAGGCCTGTTAACTCAGGGAAGAGTCGACTGTAACTCCTCTGTCCCAACTAGTCTCCTGAAAACTCCGGTGCTCTTCTCCTCCGGCGCACACTCTTCTCCTGAAGTTGTCTGGGTCTTTCGAGACGTTAGCTACAAACTTCTACTCTACCTCCACTTGACTAAAGTTACTACTGTTAGCTCCCTCGCAGTCAACTACACAATGGCTCGAAGATTTTCCGCAGAGGAAAAGGGCAAGGCTCCTGCAAGCAACCCCCCAGGCCCTCCTAGACTAAGGATGCGTGCTCCCGAGTTTGACACATCTGAGCTTATCAAGGATAACATGCTCACTCTAGTGGGTCGTTTAACCAACCCAATGGAACAAAAGATGAGCTTGGTTCTACCTTATCTTGCTAAGACCTGGAAACTGATAGGCTCCTCATCTGGCTCAGACCTTGGAAATGGTTGTTTTCAGTTTCGCCTCAACTCAGAGAGTAACTTGCGTGAGGTTCTAAGCAACAGACCATACCAATATATATGGCCGCTGGATGGTCATAATTCAACGGTGGGAGTGGATAATCTCCCCAAGCTTCCCGGGATAGATACCCTTCTGGATATCTCTCAGAGGCATTCCT
This Brassica napus cultivar Da-Ae chromosome C6, Da-Ae, whole genome shotgun sequence DNA region includes the following protein-coding sequences:
- the LOC106364572 gene encoding probable delta-aminolevulinic acid dehydratase 2, chloroplastic; protein product: MTSSMFRSPCKIPTMKGFEQKSYLSLKAASYNVRINPFRRTEVSCQLQGIDSSMKWPVIAHEEVLVKRKPAEPVIHQPLHLSKRARRNRKSPTQRAAFQETNISPDNFIYPVFIHQGEVDIPIKTMPGRYMLGWRHGLIEEVAKARDVGVNSIMLYPKVPDTLKSPIGEEAFNDNGLVQRTVGLLKDRFPDLVIYTDVNFDEYSSSGHGGIIGEDGVILNDETIHQLRKQAVSQARAGADVVCTSEMLDGRVGAVRAALDAKGFHHVSIMSYSVKYTSSLYGRFRKVQLDKKTYQINPANSREALMEAREDEAEGADILMVKPALPSLDIIRLLKDQTLLPIGACQVSGEYSMIKAAGLLKMIDEEKVMMESLICLRRAGADLILTYFALQAATILCGEN